DNA sequence from the Candidatus Poribacteria bacterium genome:
ACCCCTTGCAACACTCCTTGAAGGAACTTCGTAAACTCAACAAAGCCCTTAGTCGTAAAGTCAAAGGTTCTAACGGTTGGTATCGTGCTGTTATTGTCTACGAAGCCGAGGTTTCCCCTACCTTTAGGTAGTGGGTGCTATCACTGTTGTGCGTCTTCTAAGCCTTCTATTGGCAGTACACCGTCTCCTATGTCTCCGACTGTAATGGTAATCTGTTTTTCTTTCGATCCAGTTACGATAAAGCCTTCAATGATGAGTTCAGTTTCCACTACGTTCTCCTCCTCAGAATCATCTGGAACTGGGAGGTCTTCTGGTAGCGGGAACCCTTCTATGAATGGAAAACCTTCTGGAATTTCATCTGCCTCGCCAGCTTCCGGTATGTTCAACGGGAAACCTTCTGGTAACGGTAATCCGGCAAAGCCCAATGGTTCAAGGGTTATTGTGATTAACCCCGCGTCCATCTGATCTTCTATCTTCTGCTCGATGAGTTCGTCGAGATTCCTTGGCAACGGTCTTTCATCGTCTTCTTCTTCCATATCCAGGATTTCATCCAAAATGTTTCCGAAAAGTTGTTCAAATTCCGTGCCGTCTACCGATTCATCAGCGGAAACGGTAAGAGTTGCTTCACCGGTTGGGAAATTACCAGGGACGTCAAGTGTAATTTCTCTTTGGATCGTCCGCTCGGCACCGGCAGTACTCCAGTGCGGAAGTAGCACAATCGAAACCGTGAGACTTTCTCCGGGCATCACTTCGGCAGGCACACTAATTTCGTCGATCTCCGCTTTGGCAATTTGAGGTTTGTCCGTGATAGAGATTGACACTTCTTTCAAGGTCGCTTTGCCTGCACTGTTTGTGAGCATATTAGTGAACGAACTAATAATTAAACCCGTTCCTAAGAATACATCAAAAAACGGATTTGAAGAGGCTGATCGGAACGTTTCGGTATACACAGTTTCGGTTTCTTGAAAGTGAAGCGTCACAGTCCCTTCGACCGTTGCAGCATTCCTTTCCATCCGAATTGCATCCATCGTCACTGCCGCGACAAACGAAATCGCCCACTCTTGTCCATAAGCCACAACGTGGTGTTTCTCTATTACGGTGTTATTCACTGGATGGTAAGAGAGTTTCACCGGAATCATTGCGGGGCCCCGACCGAGTTCCCCTACAATCGCAGGATGTAGGTCTTTGCTTATCGTCCCGATCGGATTTCCATACGCCGAAACAGATTTCGTTGAGAGTACCAAACGTGACAGAATTCCATGCGTTACGGCTCGGTATATCGGTAATGCCGACTTTCCATCAGCCAAGAAAGGATGACCGAACGCCACAAATGTATCGTCATACACCTGTGTCACTGTCCCGAAGCCAATGAGGTTTGTAACATCCCCTGTGACGACGGCGGCGCCAATCATATCTCCCGCAGAAAGCCTTGTTGTGACACCCACAGGTGGTGCCGCAGGGACACCCCCAATATCGCCAAACAATTCAACGAAATTGAATCTTGAATCCGAGAGATATGAAGACAGTTCTTGTATTCTGTGGGACTGAATCCCAGTAATCATCATAGGTGTTTTAACGGGTCCATACAAGGAATTAAGTGCCAAAGCAGGTGCTCCAGGTGCCCCCTCTTCCTCCAAAAACTCGCCAAACGTTGGGTGGTCGATAGCCGCTTCCATATAATCAATCGGTGTGACCAAGAACCGATACGGCGGCTTACTATACGAATACGCGAAGGCGAGAGCCCCCATGACGCGCCCCGGGGGACCAACAGGACTACCCGACATTCCTGCCGCAACACCCCCTAAAGCCTCTGCCGATTCATCAATCAATTCGCACTCATAGACAGGAGTGCCAAAGGGACCATCTCGCACGGATCGAAATCGAGCCTGAAGAATAACTTTGCTGGTGCCTTCAAGCACGGTAATGATTTCTAACGGAGTCTTACTCGCCAGTTTCCGGACTTCATCCTCGTACATATTTTCCAGTACAACATCTCCGACGAAGCGTGGAGCGTTAAGGACTGCCGCTGAATCGTCGGCGATGAGGTTTTCATGTTGTGTTTGCTGTTCATCAGGAGAACAACCGAGTTGACATAGCATCGCAATGGCTACAAAAACGAGCATACGTTTCATTATGATTCCTCCATATGTTTTTCAAAGTTATACCATTCTAAAAGTTTATATCGCATTAACCGCACCGTCCCTCCGGATCCGGTAGGTGCGGTTTCCTAACCGCACCGGACGTAATCCAAAACATGAGACGCTTTTAAGAGAATCATCAATTAGAATTGGTATTATATTGTGTCAATCCTTTTCTTTTTCAATTGAGGTGTGAAATATTCCCCGTTGTTTGGTAGCGATATAAAGTCTATCGCTGTTAGGAACAAGAGAGATGACGCTATCTGGCACTTCTGGTGAGATTTTTTCCCATTCGCCACGTCTGTTCAATTGATAGATCCCTTCGTTACCAGCGTGATAGTGTACGCTCCGGTCTTATCGGTGAGTGCACGCCAATGTTCACCTTCTTTTGACATCAAAGTGCCTGTGTCTGTAGCGATGTACACCGTTGAGCCTGCAAAGGTGATATCATTGAAACGTTCAAAACGAAGCGGTAGATTTGGGGTAACGTCTTTCCATGTGTCCCCTCCGTCGAGCGATTGAAAGAGATGCCCGTCCCGCTTTCCAACGTAGACGATTTTTCCTAAAACAGCAAGTTTGAAACCCCTTAGAACTGTATCTATGAGTCCGGTGTTGAACCATTCCGAATCTCCACGTTTCCATCGGAAAAGCCGCCGCTTGTATTCGACGTAAAATGTGTCACCGTTAACTGCAAACGCACCCGGGTATTTTTCACGCTGGTGCGTTGGATCTGACTGGCGTATTATATCTATGATGAAGGCGGAATCTTTACCAAGAGTCGGGACCGCTTGGATAGGGACTAACACATTACCGTTTGCAGAAAGATGGAAAAGACGAAGTTCGTTTTCTTCTTCTAATTTCGGTGTGATACCGTAAAGCACTCCATCAGAAATCGCTAATTTGGGGAACATCAGTAGATTGGTAAAATTGACGTTTGCTGCTGGTTTTAGGGTGAGTTCCTCTGAATTGAGGGTTAAGGTTTCCCATGACTCTCCACCGTCAGTGGATTTGACAATACCTATCCAAGTGTTCGCATAGAGATCATTTTTGAACGCCACTAAATCTTGAATGTGAGTCCCTACGATTCCAGTCATAAACGGATGCCATGATTTGCCAGCGTCGGTTGAGCGGATAAGCCCCAGAGGCCCCACTTTAAAGAACGTATTTTCATCCACGCCGACAGCCGGGAATAGACTCAGCGTAAACGAATTCATTGCTGAATTCAGGTCAGACTTATCAAAACCGTAATCTGTCCATGTTTTTCCACCATCGGTTGAACCGGATGCCGTGATTCCCAGGGCGAGAATGGTCTTTCCAGCTGCTATGACTTTAACGCCTGGCGATATTTTTGTCATGAACGAATCGCTTGTCGGTGTTATTTCGGTCCATGTATCGCCGAAGTCGGTTGAATGGAAGATTTCCCAGGCACTCGAAGTGTCACTACCCATAATCTGACCTATATAAGCCCCTATTCCTTCCGGGGTTTGCAATTGCGTAATATCGGGACCCGTCCCGACATAGAGATTGTTTTCAGAGACTGCCAAGGAGTGGATGGCTTTGGTGGTATCTATTGACAATTTTTTCCATGCGCCTGCCCTGATTCGATAGAGACCTTCGGTTGTCCCAACAAATACCGTATTTTCAATCTTAGCAACAGCGAGGATTTCCGTGTCAGTCTCTACATCGTTTAGTAAAGTCCACTGTTTGCCGCTGTCTGTAGATTGGAAAATGCCTTTATCTTCGAGTGCGAGGTAAAACGCGTCATCTGTTATCGCGAATCCTTTGATACGTCCCTTTGGATGTGCCCCGAGAGTCTTCCACGTTTCTCCATTATCGATTGAAGCGAGCACGTCATCGGCGGACACAAGATAGAGCGTGTCATTGTGCTCTGCCATTGATGTCCACTTATGCGTCTCGGAAGTTTCTGAAGAAGTGGTCAGAACAGTAGCATTAACGAGTGTCCATGCGGACGCTTCTGGTGTTAATCTGTAGATGCCACCAGATGCTGCCGCATAGATGTCTCTTGTGGCGCTTAAAAATAAGCCTGTTACTGGGCTGCCTTCAGGCCCGTTTGCTTGTATCCACTGCTGTTTTGTCGATGGACGTGTTTCCTTCTCTACTTGTGCAGCTGCAGGTACAAAGGGTTCTGAGATTTGGGAGCCGGCACCGCCACTTTTACCGGTGGTATCGAAGCGTCCAACTTGGTTCCGTAAATCCGGCTCTGCTTGTGTATCAAGGACAATGGGGGCATCAATGATTTCAACGGTGGTTTCTGATCGGGCGTTTAGGTTATACGGTTTCTGGAAACGGGCAAGGTATTGAGATCCCACGCCTATAAGTAAAAATATAAAAATAGCGGTTGCGGCAGAGATTGCCCAAGGTATTAAGGGTTTGCTGTTCGTAGGCGTTACCGGCTTTAGGGTGGCAACTTGCTTTACAATGTTTTCGGTAAAAGTGACAGGTAAATCTACACTGCCAAGCGTGTCGCTGACCAAGGCTTCTTGCTCCTTTAAACGGTTACGGGCACGTTGGAGACGACTTTTGACTGTATTCGGGGACACGCCTAAAAACTCACTGATCGCTTTATAGGTCATTTCTCCAAGATAGTGAAGTGTCACAACCGTTCGTTCGCTCTCTGGTAGTTTTTCCAAGAGATCTTTGATGCGTCTTTGACGGTGTTCAACGGAAGCCGCCTCGCGTTGCTCGTCTTCATAGTGACGGTAGGAAGATTCCTCGATCTCCTCTCCACTCGTGGTTTCCAGGGAGTCCGTCGATGGTTTCCGCTTTCGATGCCAATCGATACAGATCCGATCGGCGATGACGTAGAGCCAGCCAGCGAACTGATTCGGATTCTTTAACGTCCCGAGTTTCTGGTATGCTTTGAGGAAGGTATCCTGTGCGAGCTCCTCGGCGGTATGAAAGTCACCGACCTTCCGCCATGCGAGCGCGTGGACGCTTTTCTGGTATTTTTTTACGAGTGTGGTGAAGGCATTCTCGTTGCCTGTCAAAAATTGGTTAACCAGGTGTGCGTCTTCGTTTTTCATCAGATGTTTCCTCAGTGACTTAAGAGTACGCGTTTTTAACGCGCGATTATTGAACTGCTGTCACTAATTAATGACGAGATTTAAAGAACAGAATGGTGCATAATCGAGAAAAAAATTTCTGTTGGAGGCACTTGGAGGGAATTGTTGCTTAAACCACTACTCTTTTTCAAGAGAAACATGGAACATCCCGCGATGTTCAGTAACGATATAGAGTCGGTCGTTATTGATCACGAAAGCCTTGACGCTATCCGGCACTTCTGGAGATATCTTTTCCCATGCGTCGCGATTGTTCAGTCGATAGACACCTGCATCCCCAACACCATAAACTGTCGTGGTATCTACAGCCATTCGATCAATGAGGGTATGCTTCCCTGCCGTATCGGTGAGTGCACGCCAATGTTCACCGTCTTCTGAGGTCAGAACGCCCGCGTCGGTCGCAACATATATTGTTGAGCCAGCAAAGATTATTTCGTTGAAACGTTCAAAACGTAGAGGTAGATTCGCCGTCAGGTCCTTCCATGTAACGCCGCTGTCAAACGATTGAAAGAGACTTCCATCGCGTTTTCCAACATAGACAGTCTCCTCTGAAACAGCGAGTTTAAAGCCTTTGATAGAATCATCACTGAAATCAGAGCGTTTGCTTGTATCTGTCAATCCGGTGTTAAACCATCCTTGTTCACCTCGTTTCCACCGGAGAAGCTGCTGCATGTGTTCGACATAGAATGTATCACTGCTGACTGAAAACGCACCAAATCCGAGAAATCGGTCAACTTGGAACATTTTATCTATCATATCCTTTATATCTGTGGTAGAAGGGGCTTCTTCAAGGGCGGGTATCCC
Encoded proteins:
- a CDS encoding sigma-70 family RNA polymerase sigma factor is translated as MKNEDAHLVNQFLTGNENAFTTLVKKYQKSVHALAWRKVGDFHTAEELAQDTFLKAYQKLGTLKNPNQFAGWLYVIADRICIDWHRKRKPSTDSLETTSGEEIEESSYRHYEDEQREAASVEHRQRRIKDLLEKLPESERTVVTLHYLGEMTYKAISEFLGVSPNTVKSRLQRARNRLKEQEALVSDTLGSVDLPVTFTENIVKQVATLKPVTPTNSKPLIPWAISAATAIFIFLLIGVGSQYLARFQKPYNLNARSETTVEIIDAPIVLDTQAEPDLRNQVGRFDTTGKSGGAGSQISEPFVPAAAQVEKETRPSTKQQWIQANGPEGSPVTGLFLSATRDIYAAASGGIYRLTPEASAWTLVNATVLTTSSETSETHKWTSMAEHNDTLYLVSADDVLASIDNGETWKTLGAHPKGRIKGFAITDDAFYLALEDKGIFQSTDSGKQWTLLNDVETDTEILAVAKIENTVFVGTTEGLYRIRAGAWKKLSIDTTKAIHSLAVSENNLYVGTGPDITQLQTPEGIGAYIGQIMGSDTSSAWEIFHSTDFGDTWTEITPTSDSFMTKISPGVKVIAAGKTILALGITASGSTDGGKTWTDYGFDKSDLNSAMNSFTLSLFPAVGVDENTFFKVGPLGLIRSTDAGKSWHPFMTGIVGTHIQDLVAFKNDLYANTWIGIVKSTDGGESWETLTLNSEELTLKPAANVNFTNLLMFPKLAISDGVLYGITPKLEEENELRLFHLSANGNVLVPIQAVPTLGKDSAFIIDIIRQSDPTHQREKYPGAFAVNGDTFYVEYKRRLFRWKRGDSEWFNTGLIDTVLRGFKLAVLGKIVYVGKRDGHLFQSLDGGDTWKDVTPNLPLRFERFNDITFAGSTVYIATDTGTLMSKEGEHWRALTDKTGAYTITLVTKGSIN